One genomic window of Lytechinus variegatus isolate NC3 chromosome 1, Lvar_3.0, whole genome shotgun sequence includes the following:
- the LOC121432058 gene encoding allatostatin-A receptor-like: protein MGKPTMKTVIIVATLATVAKLSMAENVTSFYHQTVTLHPGNPFFCDDAMLTTVSDFGETSTIATTETEQVWVWSTLAWPWWTILQLVSAIVGLVGNLLVIIVTFQRRSTSRSTDILVGNLAIADFLTSLLLIPRPQAARVPNTSIGNFYCKLVWSAFFRWTAVSASIYTLMTISFDRFFAVVYPLRFNRIVNRRLVSYIVVCVWLLAVLIPISGFIMFRVDVVSQRCVLKFPTVEGQVVFGCFVFATRLAIPALTMLITQVLIARELQKQSLRFKSNKGNSQSNASFHIVARNRVLKLMAIVIVIYIITWGPNQTAFFGLNVGLVSSTYFFSPFYRILNVLAFYNSCANPIIYAARFPQFRVAVKGLFVRDAQGRSSIFEQDTGNKPKTGAANNGTSSNTLSSNNTLSTSESAENKA from the coding sequence ATGGGTAAACCAACAATGAAGACTGTTATTATTGTAGCTACACTGGCCACTGTCGCAAAGCTGTCAATGGCTGAGAACGTGACATCTTTCTATCATCAGACTGTGACTCTACATCCCGGTAATCCATTCTTCTGTGATGACGCGATGTTAACTACAGTTTCTGACTTTGGAGAAACTTCCACCATCGCAACCACAGAGACAGAGCAGGTTTGGGTATGGTCCACCCTCGCGTGGCCCTGGTGGACGATTCTCCAGCTAGTCTCTGCGATCGTTGGCCTCGTTGGGAACCTTctcgtcatcatcgtcacctTTCAGCGTCGATCAACAAGTCGATCTACCGATATCTTAGTCGGTAATTTAGCTATCGCCGATTTCCTAACTTCTCTTCTCCTGATTCCTCGACCCCAAGCAGCCCGTGTACCTAACACGAGCATTGGTAACTTCTACTGTAAGCTGGTCTggtcagcttttttcagatggACTGCTGTAAGTGCGTCAATCTATACCCTGATGACGATATCCTTCGATAGATTCTTTGCGGTGGTCTATCCGCTTCGATTCAACCGTATCGTCAACCGCCGTCTTGTCTCTTACATCGTCGTCTGCGTGTGGCTCCTTGCCGTACTCATCCCTATATCAGGCTTCATTATGTTCCGCGTCGACGTCGTTAGCCAACGATGTGTTCTCAAGTTTCCTACAGTCGAGGGACAGGTTGTTTTCGGTTGTTTTGTCTTTGCCACTCGTCTGGCCATCCCAGCACTCACCATGCTTATCACCCAGGTTCTTATCGCTCGGGAGCTCCAGAAGCAATCACTGCGCTTCAAATCCAACAAAGGCAACTCCCAGAGCAATGCCTCGTTTCATATCGTGGCTCGGAACCGTGTCCTCAAGCTAATGGCTATTGTCATTGTCATCTACATCATCACCTGGGGGCCGAACCAGACCGCCTTCTTCGGCCTCAATGTCGGCCTCGTTTCCTCTACCTACTTCTTTAGTCCTTTCTATCGCATCCTCAATGTCTTGGCGTTTTACAACTCCTGTGCGAACCCTATCATCTACGCGGCAAGGTTCCCCCAGTTTCGGGTCGCTGTGAAGGGATTGTTCGTCAGGGATGCCCAGGGACGGTCATCCATCTTCGAGCAAGATACAGGAAACAAACCCAAGACAGGGGCGGCCAACAACGGCACGTCATCGAATACCCTTTCGTCCAATAACACCCTTTCAACCAGTGAATCTGCAGAAAATAAAGCCTGA